The proteins below come from a single Triticum aestivum cultivar Chinese Spring chromosome 5D, IWGSC CS RefSeq v2.1, whole genome shotgun sequence genomic window:
- the LOC123122667 gene encoding uncharacterized protein, with the protein MCIRPWGNGGRHPWDLQRAASLLPLIQHGSARLDSLAYDVRLKCNLDSFSLKREVVQELGPNQKTLSPSLTMLVEDVAEEISSGNTTGSIRSSFEANCCRSRIDNEGHLSMRL; encoded by the exons ATGTGTATCAGGCCATGGGGTAATGGAGGGCGGCATCCCTGGGACCTCCAGCGGGCTGCTAGTCTCCTCCCACTCATACAGCATGGAAGCGCTCGACTCGACTCCCTCGCCTACGACG TTAGGCTGAAATGTAACTTGGATAGCTTTTCTCTCAAAAGGGAGGTTGTTCAGGAATTGGGACCAAATCAAAAGACTCTGTCTCCAAGTTTAACCATGCTTGTTGAAGATGTCGCAGAGGAAATATCG TCAGGCAATACAACCGGATCGATTCGTAGTTCTTTTGAGGCCAATTGTTGCCGGAGCAGAATCGATAATGAAGGTCATCTATCCATGCGCCTCTGA